One region of Agelaius phoeniceus isolate bAgePho1 chromosome W unlocalized genomic scaffold, bAgePho1.hap1 SUPER_W_unloc_1, whole genome shotgun sequence genomic DNA includes:
- the LOC143692364 gene encoding olfactory receptor 14J1-like — protein MSNSSSIRHFLLLALADTRQLQLLHFCLLLGISLAALLGNGLIISAVACGHHLHTPMFFFLLNLALADLGSICTTVPKAMHNSLWDTRSISYTACAAQLFFFMFFISAEFCLLTIMCYDRYVSICKPLHYGTLLGSRACAHMAAAAWASAFLYSLLHTANTFSLPLCHGNALGQFFCEIPQILKLSCSHSNLRKLGFLVFSICLALGCFVFIVFSYVQIFRAVLRIPSEQGRHKAFSTCLPHLAVLSLFVSTALFAYLKPPSIFSPSLDLALSVLYSVVPPALNPLIYSLRNQELKAAVWRLMTGWFHKY, from the coding sequence atgtccaacagcagctccatcaggcacttcctgctgctggcattggcagacacgcggcagctgcagctcctgcacttctgcctcttgctgggcatctccctggctgccctcctgggcaacggcctcatcatcagcgccgtagcctgcggccaccacctgcacacgcccatgttcttcttcctgctcaacctggccctcgctgacctgggctccatctgcaccactgtccccaaagccatgcacaattccctctgggacaccaggagcatctcctacactgcatgtgctgctcagctctttttctttatgttcttcatctcagcagagttttgcctcctgaccatcatgtgctacgaccgctacgtgtccatctgcaaacccctgcactacgggaccctcctgggcagcagagcttgtgcccacatggcagcagctgcctgggccagtgcctttctctattcactgctgcacacagccaatacattttccctgcccctgtgccatggcaatgccctgggccagttcttctgtgaaatcccacagatcctcaagctctcctgctcacactccaaCCTCAGGAAATTGGGATTTCTTGTGTTTTCCATCTGCTTAGCtcttggttgttttgtgttcattgttttctcctatgtgcagatcttcagggctgtgctgaggatcccctctgagcagggacggcacaaagccttttccacctgcctccctcacctggctgtgctctccctgtttgtAAGCACTGCATtgtttgcctacctgaagcccccctccatcttctccccatccctggatctggccctgtcagttctgtactcggtggtgcctccagccctgaaccccctcatctacagcctgaggaaccaggagctcaaggctgcagtgtggagactgatgactggatggtttcacaaatattaa